One Coffea eugenioides isolate CCC68of unplaced genomic scaffold, Ceug_1.0 ScVebR1_1475;HRSCAF=2329, whole genome shotgun sequence genomic window, ACTACTTGATAACATAATCTTCTACTCAGCAAATCCTAgctaaaatatttgttaacaaaccaacatgatttttggttaaCAAATATCTTAACAACAAGACTTATTTAACTATTAACTAAATTATTTTAGTACCAAACACAATCTAATAAAAATTGTAGAAAAAGTTGACATATCTTAacacttatatatgtgtacatGATAAATGCAAGAAGGGTAGAAAAGCGCGAATGCCCTcctaagattttaaaaattcttttatATCCCTTAAAAGATTGTTAATATTTCACATGCATTCTTATAGAAATTAGGTTTTGCCAcccccaaaattttaaaagttcTTTATATTCACTTAACAAACTAAAAAGTTTTCACCTATGCCAATGTAAATACTAGACTTAGtacctgaaatttttttttaaaaaaaaattataagagtgCCCCTTAAGCTTATAATAAAAGCTGGGCTGGCATCCCACCCCCGTGATGGGgtatgccaaaaaaaaaagagtgccCCTTAAGCATATATCTCTATAAATTTTGTGCCGAAATTCCATGCTTTGGTTCCTCCCATgcatgtgtgtatatattagACATAGATATATTGAACAATAAACATAACAAGTAAGATCTTGTTTTCACATGTTAGTTCGAAGTTTGGCTTTTGCATCTTCAATATTCTTTTGTAGAATAATAAATCCATTCATCGTTGGGCTAACGAATTTCGCAGAAGCAATCTTTAACATAATTgtcttgaattttgttttttcagGCTTTGATTCTTGACTTGTCCCCATAATATTGCTCGTGTAAGTTTATAACTTTATTTCCATTAGAATAATAAAAGTTAtgggaaaaagaataaaagttaTGGTTACCATTCTAAGGAATAGTGTAATAACTACTAATAAAAAATGGGGTTTCCATTTCCAGGTGCATTAGCAAGGTATCATATCTATCCTCTATAAATTTGCCTTGATGTTGATTACAGTTTCTCAACTTTCTCACCTATGAATTCTTTATCCCTCATTTTACCTATTCATGACTTCATTTATATCTTTCAGCAATTCTTTGTTGGAATTATCACACTGGTTTTTCAATCAATCCAACAAAAAGAGGTATGTGTTTATCtttttcaatttctctttcGACTCAGCACTTAaatatgctttttttttcttttgtttttgcgTGGGCATGTAAGCACAAATCATAATCATAATTTTGcataatttgttataatatcCATGCATTGTTTAAGAAGTATAAGAACAAGAAAATACGGCTATGGCCCTCTTCTAGCACCAGGATTAAATGGTGAGTTTTCCAATTAAGTATTAACTTTAGCTATAAAACTAACAAGTTTTGTTATGATGGTGGTAAGACATAAACATTATAACTAAAAAGTACTATTTTTCTAACTAATGATTATTTACTTAACTGCACTCACCACTTATTTAACAAAATTAAACGGATATTATTCTACTTCAACCAATTGATGCCAGTGATAATAAAACATAAGGATACCCACATTGATCCATAATACATTAATAACCAACAGGTACATGTGTCGTTAAAACACGTATGCCATGAGAAGTTCATTCGGATAAGAATATGATcagtataataataataataactcaCAAGTATTTGTATACCAATCCTCAATATAATACTGGCCAACAAATACATGCGTCGTTATGAATGTATTTAATTGATGAGTATGCAATGAGAAGATCATTGGGATAAGGATATGAGTACAGGAAAAGATATATAGAATTCATATGTTACTATTCACATGGCTTCAACTTTCAACTGCATGCCTTGGGGACTTTTTAATAATTTGATAGAGTTATTTGAGTCTTTTGTGGAACAATGGACTACGTAGTACATAGGCATTTTCGTTAATTCATTTTTGACCCATAGGTGTAGAAAAAACATAGTGCTGATTAAGATGTTAGCCATTAATGCATATTAAGCTCTTGAGATTCTTTCTTTTAAAATTGGTAAATAACTGAGAAGGCCACTAAATTTCTAAATTCCTACAAACGATTTTGGCTTTGTGCAGTTTGGGAATTTTTTTAGTGTAGCTTAGGATtcaagttttgttttaaaaaaagaaagttgtGAACAAAGAATTGGACAATTGAGGGGTGagtaaagaaaggaaatttgGAGAAATTGCACTCGCAATTTCTGGAGTTAACATGGGGTTGCAGAAGCTCATTTGAAAAATAATGTGCTGCAGGAAGTTGAAGCAATCGTGTTCCAGAAAGTTGGATGCACCAAATCTTAAGAAAGTTAAAGTGGTAGAGAATGAAGCCATTCTCATGGATTTAAAGGTACATATACCctaattcttttaattccaGCTTTTAATTTTGTGTCTAACTTCACAATATTTTAGTTTCCCTAAGAGTTGAGCATTTACATTTTCTTTAATTATACTGATATGTACTTCACAGGATGGAGAGACTCTTTTTGAGGCATTCAATTCTATTATTGGTACAGAGATAAGAGACAAAAAGAGTTGTCTGGATATTAAGGTACACACGTGTCATAGGCTTCCAAACTCTgctgttttgtttcttttagttCAATCTCgtatatttttactttttttttccttttgtgagGGAAGGGTGGGTGAGGAGGTACCAGAGGATGGTGATTTTGATTTTCAATGTGCATTATGCATACTTTTTATTTATATGAATGAATCAATGATATATTTACATGAGAATCGAATCTAGTTTGACTTGTTTAAATGATTAGGACCCTGAACAGTTTTAATCAGATATACACACTTAATTATATCCACTTTCAATCAACTTTAGTTTGATTTACATTTGTTCTATCctatatttttctatatataaAACATAAGGTGGGGGTTTGATATTAAAATTTTGTGtcatcttttgatttttcaattttacccTCACAAAAGTAAAGGTTTACTAAAGACAACTACTTAAGTTTAGTAATTTTTAATAACTTCCACTTCCAGTaacttctgtttttttttttgcctaaaaaagtataacttctttttttccccaaaaaaaaagcctAATAACTTCCCTTggttttaacaaaaataattaaactatTTTTTCTTCACATGCATAGGGTGTACTTTTCCTACGAGTACAAATATATATAAGCATCATTAATACTTGCCTTTTCAGTTTTCTTTCATATATATGTTCACACACTTTATGGAGGCTAACATACTCAGTAAAGCGGAATTTTTATCCCTAAGATTGTATATTCATAATATTTCATCAGTTGTTGGACATATGAAAACTTACATTTTTGTCAAACATTTGAAAATGTAATATAACTTTGCACCAAACTGTACCTCATGTATTTTCCAAAATAGTTCTAGAAAATTCCAAAATAATCTatgctaaaaaaaatatttgttggTGAGAAAAGTTTCTAAGTTACTTGTATCCTTTACGTTTGCTTTTCCAAAATCATTTCATTAAATTTACTTCAATGAGCTAACATTGTTTTTCTGCCTTTGTACTTGTACTCTTACGTAATTATTATTACCTTAATTATGTATCTCTGAagttttttcatatttttcatgcAATTCATTAGATCCCTTTTCCCTATTTTTCAAATAACACAGTAATAGAAATTTGAACAGAATTTTGCAATAATGGCCATCCAAGAAATTGTCAATTCAATTCTGGGAACAATTGTAGAGAAGTGTGTCGATCCAATTTGGCATCAATTTCAGTACTTAATTTTCTACAAAAGCAATGTTCAAACTCTGAGTGATGACATCAAAATACTTGAGCTAAAGGAAGCTGAGATGCAACAATTGGTACGTCAAGCAAAAGACAATGCTGAAGAAATTAAACCAACTGTTGTTGATTGGCTGAAACGAGTTGAGGATGTCAAGAAAGATGCATATACTATTTCTGAGGGTATGGAGACTGCTAAGGTGAATTGCTTTAATATTGTTAGGCTTCCGAATTTGAAGTCACGCTATTTGCTAGGCCGACGTGCggcgaaaagaatgagtgttcTTGAAAAGCTTTTAGGAAAGGGGAATTTTGATAAAGTTGGAAGCATTGCCCCATTAGGCAAAATGCGTTTTAGTGTATCAACCCTATCCTTAGAGGAAGGCTTAGTTTCTAGGATGTCAACAAAGAATGAAGTGATGGAAGCTTTAAATCAGGAGAAAACAAGCCTAGTGGCGATTTGTGGTATGGCCGGCGTAGGCAAGACTACTTTGGTGAACCAAATAGCCGATCAGGTTAAGTTTGAGAAATTGTTTGATGACGTCGCCATGGCTACGGTGTCTCAATCTCCAGACATGAGGAATGTCCAAAATCAACTTGCTGAGCAGTTAGGGCTGACAATATCTGAGCAAACTAATTGTTTAAGAGCTgaaagaatgtataagagactAACCAATAGTGATAAAAGAACTCTTGTTATATTGGATGACATTTGGAAAGAAGTTGATTTTTAGATTCTGGGAATTCCCGTCAAAGGTGAATGCAAGAGCTTAAAAGTAATATTGACATCTGGGCTCTCTGATGTGTGTAGTATTATGGGAGCTGAAATTATTGTGGTCAATATGTTGCCTGAGGAAGAAGCATGCAAGCTTTTTAAAGAGAAGGCATGAATTTCTGATGATTTCATTTTGAATGATGTTGTGAAACAGGTTGAAGGGGAATGCAAAGGTTTACCTCTTGCAATCGTTGTTGTTGCTAGGGCATTAAGGAGCAATCATACACTAGAATCCTGGAATCGTGCCCTTCGACAACTAAGAAAGGACAGAATGGGAAACCTAAAAGGAGTTCAAGATTTGGTGTTTTCACGAATTGAATTGAGCTATAATCATTTGGAAACTGCTGAAGCTAAGTACCTACTTTTGCTTTGTAGTTTATTTCCAGAGGATCATAGTATTCCAATCGAAGACTTGGTTAGGTATGGACAAGGGCTACAGCTGTTCCAAGATACGGAGACATTGAGAGATGCAAGAGACAAAGTAGACATGCTGGTTGATGAGTTAGAAAGCTCCTATTTGTTGCTAAATGATGGTGAAAAAGAAGACTATGTAAAATTACATGATGTTGTGCGAGAGGTTTGCTTGTCAATTGCATCAAAAGCAGAGCATGAGTTTTTAGTGAGCAATGCTGGAGTGGGAGAAAAGAATTCATACACGGCAATTTCACTAATATCGCAAGATTCCAATCATAATCTACTTCCATTTTGCAAGGTATATCCAAGGCTTATGCTATTGCGTTTGGTATTCCAATTCGATTGGCCATTCGAATTAGGGAAATTGGACCTGCCAAAAGATTCTTTCTTAGGAATGCAAGCTCTCAAGGTCATGGATTTAAACTTCTTCCATATAGAATTTGCAGTATCATGGCCTAGCCAAATGTTAAGGAGTCTTCGGACACTGTGCCTGGATAGTTGTTACTTGGGCGCTGGAATGTCATCAATGCTTGGACAGATGATGCAATTGGAAACTTTGAGCCTCTTTGCATCCGAAATTCAGGATGATCGGTTTCCAGCTGAAATTACTTGGCCGAGCAATTtaaagttgttggatttgagggTTGAAAGTAGCCTCCACCCCTTGCCTGTTGGTATCTTGTCGAGCTTGAAGAAACTAGAAGAATTGTATTTGGGGTTTCATTGTCAGTTGCAGCTAGGGAGAGATAAAGAAGAGGAAAGAGGATGCCTTAAAGAAATCTCATCAATCTCTAACCTCACATGTCTCCAAATTGATTTATGTGACCTTAACCTCCTACTTCTActattgcaggaatttgatacTCAGAAACTGTCAAGATTTCATATTGTAGTAGGTAAGTATGGAAGAAAATCGTCAGATCTCAGCAGAAACTACCAATTTCAGAATAGCTTCGAACTTTATTTCTCTCATGATGAACCATTGGATGATTTGTCTAGCGCTGAAGCATTGAAACAAATGTTTGATCCTAAAGTTACTAGCATTATCAAGAGAGCTGAGAATCTCACTTTGGATCTTTCTGGATCATCATGCTTGAGAAATATTGTGCCTCACTTGGGTGGAAATGGATTTATCTACTTGAAAAAGCTTGCTCTGATCAAAGGACAATATGAATGTCTCATTGATTCTGCCGCCAATCCTATTGCTCGAcatgtttttgaaaatttggtgtccATGAAGTTAAGAGATCTGAAGTTGAACAAAATATGGTATGGATTTCTTCCACCTTGGTGGTTCAGTCAACTCCAAGAGGTGGAACTTAATTATGTAAGTGCTTTGGAGTTTTTGTGGAAGGGGCTAATCGAACCTCCTTCATTTTGCAACCTCAAATCTATTGAGGTAAGAAACTGTGCTCAAATTACAACTCTCTTCTCACAGTCAAAAATGAAATGTCTAATGAAACTCCAGAAGTTAGTAGCTTATGACTGTAAAAATTTGGAGAGCATTGTTTTGAGGGAGGAAAGTTTGAAAGAGGAGGTACTTGAGCTACCCCAACTCAAAGTCTTGACACTTCTGTGGACAAACTTGATGGGCTTCGGCTCCAAAGATAATAAAGCcggggttttttttttaccagGTATCTCCTCTCTTTATCTATTTGTGTAATAATTATATGATATAGTTGAATTCTGGTAAACACTAAAAATACGCTCGAGTACTTTCTTTTACAATATGTTAattatattttcaaaatcaatgTTTCATCAGTTACATTCTAGGCCTTCATCATTAACGAAAATTGGGTTTTTGGTGCTAGTAAAGGCCATAATCGacaaattagttttttttaaagattCTTTGGCACACGAACACACCCATCTATGCATAACGACAGGTAATCCAAACACTACTGTAACTGCATTTTGTGTTTTGTACTCAACATCATGGAGTGGTCTACGCTaagttttaccaaattttccaggtttCACTCCCTTGCTTGGAAATACTAGAGATAAATAGTCCTAGTGATGGCCCCGAACTACTAATAGGAGGTAAAATGGCTAGCAGGTCTCTTGACAACTTAAAATCTATGCATCTCTACCATGGTGACTCTATCCGATGCATTGCCAAAGCTGatactgtttcactgttacaAAACTTGCAAACACTTGAGCGGTGGTGGGGTAATATGGAATTCCTTATTGACTTTGAGGGTCTAAAAGTTCCTAATATGCTATCAAAAATGGGACTTGAAATTCTTCCCAAATTAGAGTCACTGAACTTATTTGCCTGTCCAAGGCTAACCCATATTTGGAGGAATTTTCCTAAAGGGGTTCGAATATTCCAAAGTTTAAGAAGTATACGTGTAGACTATTGCCCTTTAAACTATTTGTTTCATCCTCCTAGTGTGGCTACCATGCTCATAAGTCTTGAGGAACTGAAAGTTCGTAGGTGCTCGAAAATGTGTGGAGTTATAGGTGAGGAAGATGAAGAGGTCAGCCAAGAAGATAATGCTCAGCAACATGATGCTAGAAAACATGGAGAAATTGCACAGGAAAGAATCAGCAAGGAGTTCGTGTTTCTTAAATTAAACTCTTTGTGGTTGGAAGATCTTGAGAATCTTCGAAGCTTTGGTGGCAGTCACTGGGAGGATTATGAGTTTAAATTTCCCCTACTCTCTAAATTGTTCATAATGAGTTGCCCAAAGTTGAAGAAATTGTGTTCCGGAAATTTGGATGCCTCATTGCTTAAGGAAGTCCAAACAACGCCGAGAGCTATAGAGAATTTTGAAGCTCCTGTGGATTTAAAGGTACTAATATCTAACTCTATTTTCAACCAACCCTTTTAATTTTGTCTCACTTCACTAGACTTAGTTTCCCTAAGGGTCGAgaatgtatattttgaataattaTTTCTAAGCACATTTGTCTCACTTCACTAAATTTAGTTTCCTAAGTGTCGcaaatgtatattttgaataattaTTTCTGAGCATATTTTACAGGATACAAAGATTTGTCCTCATTATTAATAGAAAAAGAATCTATGATGGAGTTGTTTGAATGGACGTTAAGGTATATCTTTCTATATTCTCACAAACTTTATATATTCCCTTTCTTCTAATTTTATCtttatatctttttctttttcccgtTTGCTTTGGGGGGAATGGAGGTTATTATTACAAGCCGCTGAATTTATGCTCTTGATCTATATGAGTGAATCAGTGAATGATATCATATGACAATAGAATCTAATTGATTAGAACACAATATTATCCTAAGGCGAAAATTTAGAAGTTTTGAAATTaatatggttttttttttgagttaatATGGTTTGATGTTTCCAAATATTTAGGTAAACTATTGAACAGATTTTCACGTCACATACATATTTGATGATACTTACTATCAATGAACTATACTTCTATACACATTGAGTTCGCATTGTTGGTTTTCTTATTAGCTTCTTTGATCTTAATATTACTATTGTAGATAAAGCTAATGCTGTTAAATCCTGTTTTCCTTCTAGTTTTGCATATATTAGTTGTAGTGTACATATTTTTATGGATCTAGTTGTAGTGtacatatttatttttgtggattcgaccctgcttaccgctatatacagaatttgtattttatttaagcatgtatttattattgcacaggttcggcacctgtcaatttttggcgctgttgccggggactggtgcctgattaatttgtttctttttgagtttatcttgttttcattttttttaatttatttttctcttattttttcttattttttattattttttatggctgctaacattccatattttgatgatagactggactttgttcctgaatggggttatgagactcatgttttccctaatgatcaatgggctgttgcaaattgtggaacttattttgattcaggttattcaactgacacatgccccgcatttcaagataatctaagcgctccaattgatacttttggagatttttcaccccaatatcaaacgcagtatgacccttattcaaacgggtatgatcaaggatggtgagataattccaattttgattatgcgaccgggccaatggattttcaacaacaagagtctcaacaatcatcctccgtgtcaggtatgtctcttgaagaaatgttggaattactaattgctaatacaaatcgatttcatcaggagacacaagcgagccttcgcgacttggcagatcaactatgtctattgacatccggAATAAATCGAGTGgcttctcaaatggaagaattgccctcgaaaaccgttgttgatctagaagaaaatgagagtgcaatttgcttgactggtgatgaggagatgcaagagtgtcgaaatgagaaatctacagatgcagttgaaaaagaagccgaaaaggaagaaatggaaccccaaccgcaacccattcaagtgaacgaatccagtgaacaatctccaaatgcggtgacatcttctccactccttaatcaatattttcctgactcctattcttcaactcctgttactgaaattgattttattataccagaaaatttaaaatttcatgacaggaataagttaagagtggagatggcaaaatatcttgaaccaatgaatgcgtgtgatggaggagtgagtggagaatgcagatcattgttgacttgtttagcgccatttactagtccatggaagcccgtaactcgtgtgctcaaagattactccatctatgagggttaccaggatcatattgaagatgaagcattgaaacgagccacaagattttatcccccgtgaacaagcatagcatgtctagccaaagacattaaataaagacgctacttgggaggcaacccaagatatttgtttcagttttcatgcattttttaaattctagttaagtgttagtgtcaattattagtttgatgtttggtgacAGGGAattagcagttagacgtgcccacgccaggtggtcacgcctgagggaaagaaattttcgttcagaatctgcggactctatagcagttagacgtgcccacgccaggtggtcacgcctgagggaaagaatctgcggactctatagcagttagacgtgcccacgcctaagCCAGAGgttccttgaaaaaaaaaattcaaaatcaaaaattcaaaataaaaacattttCCGTTTTACACCTTCAGTTTTGGTTCTCACAATTCGAGTTTTGAAATTTgagtgtgaaaaaaaaaaaaaactattttttctttttctttcttttccttctttctttctttctttctttccttcttccttcttccccgCTGTCCCTGCtcttccctttttccttcttttcgtTCTCTCGGTCCGCCGCCGCCACTAGCTCTTCCTCGCGCGCCGCGCCTCCACTCTCACCGTCCTCGCGCGCCTCTCTTCGCTGACCTGCCATCGCCTCACCAGCCTCTCTCCACTTCACCCACAGCCCACAGCCATTCCTGCCAGCCACGCTCGCGCCAGTCGCCGCCGCCGCTACCTCCCAAAGCCACGGACGCACGCCATCCGCTGCCCGTTGCTCTGTCCAGCAGCCCCTTGCGCGCAACCCAGCTGCCACCGCCGCTGCTCCCCGCTGTTGCTCTGCACAAGCGCTGTTGAATTTTTGGCAGCCGCGCCTACCGCAGCTCCAGCCCAGGCGCTCCGCCGCTGCTCTGCGCGTACGCTGCGCTGCATCGTGCGCACAAGCAGGGGACCTTCACCAGCCCCCTGCGCTCTCTCACCTCTCTCTCCGCTGATGTTCTCCACCAGCTCTGCACCGCCAGCTCGTCTCCACCTTCAGCAGCTCTAAAGGCCGCCGCTGCTCCCCTGCCCACGGCCGTCCACCCACAGCTCGCTGAGCTCCTCCGTTCCAAGCTCCATCCCCGCCACCCCCATTCACCAGCGCCTTTGACCGCCGCCTGCCCACGCACCCTGCCACCTGCTCCAGCCACACGCGACAGTCTCTCCCTCAATCTCTCTCGCGTGCGACAGCCACCCATCGCACCCCTGGACAGCCACGCGCAGCCGAGCGCGCCTCCATAGCTGCCGTACGGTGCCGCCCATCCACACAATCCTCTTACTTCATGGATCATCGGTTTTTATTCCTCTCCTctcctctttgttttttttgggcGTTACTTTGGCAATTTGTTTGCTGAACTCACTTGTGGTTCCTCTGCTGCATTTTTGCCTAATTAATTCTGTAATTGCCTTCTGTGGGTCTGTGTTGAGCTCTGGTCGGCTCCAGTTAGTCATTTGTCGGCTTACCTGTGACACACTGGCTTTTATTACGCTGATTGTTCCCATAAATTAAGTTGGTTGCTAAGTTGATTGTTTGGGATTTCTCAGTGAATTGAGTTTGCCGTTTGATTTAATTCTTCTCTGTGCgtacaccagtggtactggttgtggTAGTTTGCCtaacattcattcattctcttTGGTTGGCTGCTTGATTGAAAGCTCAGAGCTTGTGACTAAGTTGTTATGGCCTATATTCTGACCTGCTCTTACTGGACTTGCTGAATTCTTGGGGGCATTTGTTGGGATTTTGGGTGGCTATGAGTCCATTTGCTGAAATTCGTTGCTTTGTTTAATCAGTCGCATTGCTCCTAGTTTGCTTGAGTGAAATTGGTTGGACGTCCTTTGCTTGTGGAGTTTAACTGTCACATTGTTTGGAGTGGTTTTCCGGTACTGATTGACTTGTTGGGTTTAAATTGCTCAGGGCTTTAAATTGCTAATTTGGTGAGCCATTTATTATGCACTACCCTTTTGAATTGGGAGATACCTGTGCTTATTGGGTTGATTGTTGACTTCATTAGAGGATATGGATTTCTACTGATCTGCATTTACTTGTTCCTCTATATGTTGGCAATTTTGTTTCTATTGATTGGGTTACTTGTTAGCGGCAATAGTGAGATCAAGGTTCTCTTCCAGGTCCAGAA contains:
- the LOC113755423 gene encoding disease resistance protein At4g27190-like, which codes for MGFPFPGALASNSLLELSHWFFNQSNKKRKLKQSCSRKLDAPNLKKVKVVENEAILMDLKDGETLFEAFNSIIGTEIRDKKSCLDIKEAEMQQLVRQAKDNAEEIKPTVVDWLKRVEDVKKDAYTISEGMETAKVNCFNIVRLPNLKSRYLLGRRAAKRMSVLEKLLGKGNFDKVGSIAPLGKMRFSVSTLSLEEGLVSRMSTKNEVMEALNQEKTSLVAICGMAGVGKTTLVNQIADQVKFEKLFDDVAMATVSQSPDMRNVQNQLAEQLGLTISEQTNCLRAERIIMGAEIIVVNMLPEEEACKLFKEKVEGECKGLPLAIVVVARALRSNHTLESWNRALRQLRKDRMGNLKGVQDLVFSRIELSYNHLETAEAKYLLLLCSLFPEDHSIPIEDLVRYGQGLQLFQDTETLRDARDKVDMLVDELESSYLLLNDGEKEDYVKLHDVVREVCLSIASKAEHEFLVSNAGVGEKNSYTAISLISQDSNHNLLPFCKVYPRLMLLRLVFQFDWPFELGKLDLPKDSFLGMQALKVMDLNFFHIEFAVSWPSQMLRSLRTLCLDSCYLGAGMSSMLGQMMQLETLSLFASEIQDDRFPAEITWPSNLKLLDLRVESSLHPLPVGILSSLKKLEELYLGFHCQLQLGRDKEEERGCLKEISSISNLTCLQIDLCDLNLLLLLLQEFDTQKLSRFHIVVGKYGRKSSDLSRNYQFQNSFELYFSHDEPLDDLSSAEALKQMFDPKVTSIIKRAENLTLDLSGSSCLRNIVPHLGGNGFIYLKKLALIKGQYECLIDSAANPIARHVFENLVSMKLRDLKLNKIWYGFLPPWWFSQLQEVELNYVSALEFLWKGLIEPPSFCNLKSIEVRNCAQITTLFSQSKMKCLMKLQKLVAYDCKNLESIVLREESLKEEVSLPCLEILEINSPSDGPELLIGGKMASRSLDNLKSMHLYHGDSIRCIAKADTVSLLQNLQTLERWWGNMEFLIDFEGLKVPNMLSKMGLEILPKLESLNLFACPRLTHIWRNFPKGVRIFQSLRSIRVDYCPLNYLFHPPSVATMLISLEELKVRRCSKMCGVIGEEDEEVSQEDNAQQHDARKHGEIAQERISKEFVFLKLNSLWLEDLENLRSFGGSHWEDYEFKFPLLSKLFIMSCPKLKKLCSGNLDASLLKEVQTTPRAIENFEAPVDLKDTKICPHY